Proteins encoded in a region of the Eschrichtius robustus isolate mEscRob2 chromosome 16, mEscRob2.pri, whole genome shotgun sequence genome:
- the ZNHIT1 gene encoding zinc finger HIT domain-containing protein 1 → MVEKKTSVRSQDPGQRRVLDRAARQRRINRQLEALENDNFQDDPHAGLPQLGKRLPQFDDDADTGKKKKKTRGDHFKLRFRKNFQALLEEQNLSVAEGPNYLTACAGPPSRPQRPFCAVCGFPSPYTCVSCGARYCTVRCLGTHQETRCLKWTV, encoded by the exons TTCGCTCCCAGGACCCTGGACAGCGGCGGGTGCTGGACCGGGCGGCCCGGCAACGCCGCATCAACAGGCAGCTCGAGGCCTTGGAGAATGACAACTTCCAGGACGACCCCCACGCAGGGCTCCCCCAGCTCGGCAAGCGGCTGCCTCAGTTTGATGATGATGCAGACACTG gaaagaaaaagaagaaaactcggGGTGATCATTTTAAACTTCGCTTCCGAAAAAACTTTCAGGCCTTGCTGGAGGAGCAG AACCTGAGTGTGGCTGAGGGCCCCAACTACCTGACGGCCTGCGCAGGACCCCCATCCCGGCCCCAGCGCCCCTTCTGTGCTGTCTGTGGCTTCCCCTCCCCCTACACCTGTGTCAGCTGCGGCGCCCGGTACTGTACTGTGCGCTGCCTGGGCACCCACCAGGAGACCAG GTGCCTGAAGTGGACTGTATGA